The Puniceicoccus vermicola DNA segment CCGGTGACGAAGCCAGCGGCTTTTTCGTCGATGAGCCAGTTGACGCAGCCGAGGAGTTCCTGGGCTTCTCCAAATCGTCCGGCTGGAGTGTGATGGAGGATCTGTGAACCGCGTTCGCTGAGGGAGCCATCCTCTTGGTAGAGAAGCTTGCGACTGCGCTCATTGACAAAGAAGCCTGGAGCAACGGCATTGACCCGAATTTTGGCCGGAGCGAGGTAGGATGCCAACCATTCGGTATAGTTGACGAGAGCCGCTTTGGCGGCTGCGTAAGGCGCAACTCGCGAGAGAGGCCGGAAGCTGGTCATCGAGGCGAAGTTGAGAATCGATCCACCTCCGTTCTCCGCCATCGAGCGTCCGAAAGCCTGGGAGCAAAGGGCGACACTGCTGAGGTTCATGTCCACCTCTGCACGAAAGATGGAGAGGTCGCAGTTGAAGAATCCGTTGAGCTCTTCGGAAGGGGAGGTCAGCTCTTCGGGGGTGAAATGGGTGCGGGACATCGTTCCTCCGGGAAGCTTTCCTCCGGCTCCATTGATCAGAAGCGAACAGGGACCGAGTTTGCGGGTTACGGTCTGGGCGGCTTCTTGAACTGCGGCAGAGTCCGTCACATCGACCGAGAGGACCATGGCTTGGCCGCCCGATTCGACAATTTCCTTTTGAACGGCTTCCAACTTGCTGAGGGTGCGTCCTAGAAGGACGACTTTCATTCCCTGTCGGGCAAGGTCTTTGGCGATGACCGAGCAGAGGGTGCCTCCCGCTCCGGTGATGACGGCGATTTTCTCTTGGGTGATTGAGCTCATAAGGTGGGAAGGGGGTTGGAATCTTTGGGTTGAACCAGGTTCCGGGCATTCCGGAAACAGATGTTTTCGAGGAGAAGTGCAGTGGACGGGTTTTCGGGATCGAGTCGCCCCGCTTCGACCCACTCGCCGACTAGGTTACAGAGGATACGTCGGAAATAGCGGTGCCGAACACTGGATAGAAAGGATCGCGAATCGGTGTTCATCCCCACGCTGTGTGCGAGAACGCCATAGGCGGCGACCGATCGAAGTTGTCGCTCAATGCCATCGTGATGGTCGTTGAACCACCAGGCAGGGCCGAGTTGGACTTTTCCGGAAAGACCTTCTTCGACGAATGATCCACTCAAGCAGGACATCCAGTCGTAGTCGGCTGCGTGGAGGGAGTAGAGGATGATCCTGGGGAGGCTGGCCCGGTGCTCCATCTGATCGAGGAGCGAAACCAGGGCCTTGTCATCCACCCGGTTCCTCATGACCGCGAAACCGCCGGCTTTGCCGGAAAGGCCAGCGAGACGGGAACTGGTTTCGCGACGGGCTCCCATGTGGAGCTGGAGAGTCCACTCGCGCTTCGTGTATTCTCCCGACAACCACAAGATGAGAAAGGTGCTTATCTTGGCAACCTCGTCTTCGGAAGGGATGTGGTCGGTTAAGATTTTTGCGAAGATGGCTTCGGCTTCTCCGTCGGAACAGGGTGCATAGACAACCGTGTCCATGCCGTGGTCGGCCAGTCGGCAGCCAGCTTTATTGAAATCATCGAGGCGCTTGCTCAGGATCTCCAGAAAATCGGCGAGGGATTGTAGCGGGTGTCCGTTCACTTCTCGGAGGCTCTGTAACCATTGAGGATACTCGGTTGATCCGAAAGCGAAAGCGGCGTCGGCACGAAGAGAGGGAAACATCTGGGGCTGAAGCCCTTCCTGGCGCGCCCTCAGATGAGGTGAGATCGAGTCCAGCCAAGAATCGGAAGTGACGAAGGTTTCGACACCGGATTGTTGAAGAAGGGCCTGGGGGCGAAAGTCGGCCTCCTGAAGTCGTTGATTGCAGACTTCTCGAATCTCGGAAGCGTTTTCCGGACTGAGAGGTTCGTCGACCTGAAAATACTTGGCCAGTTCCATCCGAGCCCAATCGTAGAGTGGATTTCCAATCAGGTGGGGAAGGGTGCTGGCCCAAGCCGCGAACTTCTCTTTTGCAGAGGCGTCGCCGGTGATGAATCTCTCCGGAACTCCGTGAATTCTCATCGCCCTCCATTTGTAGGGATCCGAGGCCACCCAGAGTTCAGAAATATCGGAGAAGGGCTGATTTTCGACGAAGGTCTTCGGAGACAGGTGAGTATGAAAATCTATGAGAGGGGCATTGGCCGCGTGTTCGATGTAGAGGGAGCGAGAGGCCTCGGTTTTGAGGAGAAAGCGGTCGTCAATTTGAAGATTCATCGGGGGAGATTCTGGCAAACTCGAAAATTGACGCTAATCAAAATTGAAAATATATTTTTCAAATATGAAAAGAGGTATGGAGATTCCGGTGAGAGCAAAAGACGCGGGAAACCGTATTCCAGCGGTAGAGAAAACCGTCCGCATCCTTCATTATCTTGCGAAGGAGGGGCGCGGAACGCCGACAAAGGCAATTGCGGCCGAGGTGGAGGTGAGTGCTTCGACCTGTTACCGAATTCTCAAGACCTTGGAAGTGGCCGGTTGGATCGCCCAGGACGAGTGGGGAGGGTTTCACATTGGCAAGGGACTCCTTCCGGTTGTCGAACCGCTCGCTGATCTTCGGGAGGTAATTCGCAGGTCTCGCCCCGTTCTCGAGGCGGGCGCGAGA contains these protein-coding regions:
- a CDS encoding SDR family NAD(P)-dependent oxidoreductase — translated: MSSITQEKIAVITGAGGTLCSVIAKDLARQGMKVVLLGRTLSKLEAVQKEIVESGGQAMVLSVDVTDSAAVQEAAQTVTRKLGPCSLLINGAGGKLPGGTMSRTHFTPEELTSPSEELNGFFNCDLSIFRAEVDMNLSSVALCSQAFGRSMAENGGGSILNFASMTSFRPLSRVAPYAAAKAALVNYTEWLASYLAPAKIRVNAVAPGFFVNERSRKLLYQEDGSLSERGSQILHHTPAGRFGEAQELLGCVNWLIDEKAAGFVTGITVPVDGGFLACPGT
- the uxaC gene encoding glucuronate isomerase — protein: MNLQIDDRFLLKTEASRSLYIEHAANAPLIDFHTHLSPKTFVENQPFSDISELWVASDPYKWRAMRIHGVPERFITGDASAKEKFAAWASTLPHLIGNPLYDWARMELAKYFQVDEPLSPENASEIREVCNQRLQEADFRPQALLQQSGVETFVTSDSWLDSISPHLRARQEGLQPQMFPSLRADAAFAFGSTEYPQWLQSLREVNGHPLQSLADFLEILSKRLDDFNKAGCRLADHGMDTVVYAPCSDGEAEAIFAKILTDHIPSEDEVAKISTFLILWLSGEYTKREWTLQLHMGARRETSSRLAGLSGKAGGFAVMRNRVDDKALVSLLDQMEHRASLPRIILYSLHAADYDWMSCLSGSFVEEGLSGKVQLGPAWWFNDHHDGIERQLRSVAAYGVLAHSVGMNTDSRSFLSSVRHRYFRRILCNLVGEWVEAGRLDPENPSTALLLENICFRNARNLVQPKDSNPLPTL